One window from the genome of Candidatus Neomarinimicrobiota bacterium encodes:
- a CDS encoding NAD(P)H-dependent glycerol-3-phosphate dehydrogenase has translation MKISVLGAGSWGTTLAIHLSKSGHNVSLWERDREREESLKRDRESKLFLPGISFPDELNITDNIESSISEAETIVFAVPSQFMRQTAGLIKNNWNKENMSILPLVTVAKGFEVDTHLLMSHVLIEELDDNAADNLCVLSGPSHAEEVSRGVPTALVAASSSVSVSEQVQKTFFSPSLRVYVSSDVIGTELGGALKNIIAIAAGIVDGAGFGDNTKAALMTRGLVEITRLGVTMGAMDDTFRGLAGMGDMIVTCMSKHSRNRHVGEEVGKGRPLEQVLDEMTMTAEGVNTTKVIKYLSKEKGVEMPISDQVYEVLFEGKNPHKAVEDLMARDPKSEKMND, from the coding sequence GGAGCTGGAAGCTGGGGAACCACGCTTGCGATACATTTAAGCAAGAGCGGTCATAATGTTAGTCTCTGGGAACGGGACAGGGAGAGGGAGGAGTCGCTAAAACGGGATAGAGAAAGTAAACTGTTTCTGCCCGGTATCAGTTTTCCCGATGAACTGAATATCACGGATAATATCGAGTCATCAATATCCGAAGCAGAAACGATTGTTTTTGCCGTTCCTTCACAATTTATGCGGCAAACAGCCGGACTTATAAAAAACAATTGGAATAAGGAGAATATGAGCATTCTGCCTTTAGTGACGGTGGCTAAAGGGTTTGAGGTGGATACTCACCTATTAATGAGCCATGTACTCATTGAAGAACTGGACGATAATGCCGCCGACAACCTTTGCGTACTGTCGGGACCGAGTCATGCCGAAGAGGTCAGCAGGGGAGTTCCAACCGCATTAGTTGCGGCGTCATCCTCCGTGTCGGTATCCGAACAGGTACAGAAAACTTTCTTTTCACCGTCATTAAGGGTCTATGTCAGCAGCGACGTAATAGGCACGGAATTGGGGGGAGCTTTAAAAAACATAATTGCGATTGCAGCCGGGATTGTTGATGGTGCGGGATTCGGGGATAATACTAAAGCCGCACTGATGACAAGAGGACTTGTAGAGATTACCCGGTTGGGAGTCACAATGGGGGCAATGGACGACACTTTCCGCGGATTAGCGGGGATGGGAGATATGATAGTCACATGTATGAGTAAGCACTCACGAAACCGGCACGTAGGGGAGGAGGTAGGGAAGGGAAGGCCGTTAGAACAAGTGTTAGATGAAATGACAATGACTGCCGAAGGGGTAAATACTACAAAGGTGATCAAATATTTATCAAAAGAAAAAGGCGTAGAGATGCCGATCTCCGATCAAGTTTATGAAGTACTCTTTGAAGGAAAGAACCCTCATAAAGCAGTTGAAGATCTGATGGCGCGAGACCCGAAATCCGAAAAGATGAATGATTGA